The following are from one region of the Nicotiana tomentosiformis chromosome 7, ASM39032v3, whole genome shotgun sequence genome:
- the LOC138895551 gene encoding uncharacterized protein, translating into MRFGKKGKLSPRYIGPYKIIRRVGQVTYELDLPSNLESVHPVFHVSILRKYIGDPSIVVPVDDVQVIDQLSYEEAHIAILDRQIRRLRTKDVTSVKVLWMNKNVEEITWEAEEDMKSRLVAVPL; encoded by the exons atgagattcggtaagaaaggaaagcttagccctcggtacattggaccttataaaatcatacgcagagtaggccaggtAACATATGAgctagacttgccttccaacttggagtcagtacatccagtttttcacgtgtctatactccgcaagtatattggagatccttcTATAGTAGTTccagttgatgatgttcaggtcaTAGACcaactatcatatgaggaagctcacattgctatactagatagacaaattcggagattgagaactaaggacgtaacttcagttaaagtactttggatgaACAAGAATGTGGAGGAGAtaacttgggaagctgaagaagacatgaaatCTAG GTTGGTAGCAGTACCATTATAG